From the Xylella fastidiosa genome, the window TATGGTTGACGTGACTCAACTGGCGTTACTTGATTTCAGAACGGGTATTCAACGTGTCACGCGTGCGATTGTTTTGGAATGGCAGCGTCAGCCACCTGAAGGTTATGTCATCCAATTGGTGAGAATGGATCTTGAGTCCTGCACCTATGTGTGCGCCAATGCCTATGCTGCCGAGTTGACTGGCACAGGTAAGGTGATTGAGGACACGCCGCTGGTCTGTCATTCCGGGGATGTATTTCTTGGTCTTGATTTGGTGAATGAATGTATCGCTTTGTTGCCGGATTGGTTTCAGTACTTGCGTAATGCTGGTGTCCGGATCGCATTTGTTATTTACGATATTCTGCCGGTGCGTCGTCCCGATTGGTGGCAAGTTGACGGTGCATATCACCATGAGCGTTGGTTGCGCGAAGTGGTGGGGGTTTCTGAGGTATTGCTTTGCATCTCCCATGCGACGGCTGATGATGTACTGGCGTGGATGGACGAACAGCAGTTGCAGAAGCGCCCGGATGTACGCTGGTTCCACCTCGGAGCTGATATTCAGAGTAGCTTGCCAAGCCAGGGCATGTTGGAACATGAGCACAGCGTGCTTGAGCAACTGAATGGCCGGGTGAGTTTTCTTATGGTGGGTACCTTAGAACCGCGTAAGGGCTATGCTCAGATCCTGCGTGCTTTTGATCAATTGTGGGCTGCAGAGCATGATGTGATGCTAGTGATTGTAGGTAAGATCGGATGGTTGGTAGATGCACTGTGCGAGGAATTAAAGTCTCATTCTGAGTTGAATCACCGTTTGTTCTGGTTCGTTGGTGCCAGTGATGAACTGTTGGGACGACTGTATTCGGCGTGTAGTTGCTTGATTGCTGCATCTGAAGGAGAAGGCTTTGGATTACCACTGATTGAGGCGGCGCAGCATCAGTTGCCGGTGATTGCACGTGATATTCCCGTCTTTCGGGAAGTGGCGGGTGAATATGCGGCTTATTTTTCAGGAACCGCACCCGAACAGGCGCGTGATGCGATTCTGGATTGGATTGTGTTGTATCGGGAGCAGCGATATCAGCGCAGTGATGTGATGTCTTGGCTGACTTGGCGGGAGAGTGCAGCTGATTTGGCTGCTGTGTTGTTTGAAGATACCGAACGCCTTGTTACGCGCGAGAATTTCGTCAAAGACAGAGTGGGGGAGATGTGAGTGAATGTGTTTATAATTCTTTTTTGAGATAGATTCACCATTAATAAAGTGATGTTTATTTCTTTTTCAATCATGTTTTGAAGAAATACTAATGTGTAATAAAAGCGCGGTCATTACGGGTATTACAGGACAGGATGGTGCTTATTTAGCGCAGTTGCTCCTCGAAATGGGTTATGTGGTTTATGGTACGTATCGTCGTTCTAGCTCATTGAACTTCTGGCGTATTAATGAACTTGGGATTGCACAGCATCCCAATTTACATCTGGTCGAATATGATTTGACCGATCTCTCTTCGAGTGTGAGATTGCTCGAATTGGCCGCTCCTAAAGAGGTCTATAATCTTGCCGCACAGAGCTTTGTTGGCGTCTCTTTTGACCAGCCATTGACCACGACCGATATTACCGGAGTGGGTGCGGTGAACCTGTTGGAAGCCATTCGGATTGTTAATCCTAAGATTCGCTTCTATCAGGCATCGACTTCTGAGATGTTTGGAAAAGTCCAGCAGACTCCGCAGATTGAGGAAACGCCTTTCTATCCGCGCAGCCCATACGGTATTGCCAAGTTGTATGCTCACTGGATGACGGTTAATTATCGTGAGTCGTACGGTATCTTTGCTGCTAGTGGTATTTTGTTTAATCACGAATCGCCGTTGCGAGCGCGTGATTTTGTTACTCGTAAAATCACTCATGCGATTGCCATGATTAAATTAGGGAAGCTAGACGTATTAGAGCTTGGTAATTTGGATGCCAAACGTGATTGGGGTTTTGCGAAGGAATATGTTGAGGGAATGTGGCGTATGCTTCAGGCTGATGAGCCAGATACTTTCGTGCTGGCAACCAACCGAACTGAAACTGTGCGTGATTTCGTCAGCTTGGCTGCCAGTGCCGTTGATATCCAGTTGGAGTGGAAGGGACAAGCCGAACGGGAATGTGGTGTTGATGTTGCATCGGGAAAAACTTTAGTCACAATCAATCCTAAGTTTTATCGACCGGCTGAGGTGGATTTGTTGATCGGTAATCCGGCCAAAGCTAGAACGAAGCTGGGTTGGGAACCAAAGACCACACTTGAGGAGCTTTGTCACATGATGATGGAAGCAGATGTGCGCCGCAGCGAACGCGATTTCCCCTTCTAAATGAATTTTTCTGGTAAGCGTGTTCTATTGACAGGTAGCAGCGGTTTTACCGGTCGATATATGCTGGACGAGCTTCTTAGCCATGGTTACGAAGTCATTGCCCTTGGTAAGTCTCTCCCTGAGACACAAGATGATTCGGTGCGTTGGTTGCAAGCTGATCTGTGTGATCTCGACGCGCTTACCCGGAGTGTGGCTGATGTGCGTCCGGATGTTGTGATCCATCTGGCTGCGCTGGCTTTTGTTGCACATGGTAGTGCAAACGATTTCTACCACGTCAATGTGATCGGCACGCGTAACCTATTAACTGCTTTAACCCACGGCGATGCAACGCCAGAGTGTGTGTTGCTGGCCAGCAGTGCCAACGTATATGGCAATGCATCCGAAGGGGAGTTGGAAGAGTCTACGAAGCCAGCACCAACCAACGATTATGCAGTGAGCAAACTTTCTATGGAGTATGCCGCTAGCTTGTGGCGTGAGCGTTTACCGTTGGTGGTTACCCGACCGTTTAATTACACAGGGATTGGGCAGGCAGATACTTTTCTTATCCCTAAAATCGTCGCGCATTTTTGCCTTCGCTCCCAGCATATCGAACTTGGCAATCTTGATGTGCAGCGTGATTTTAGTGACGTGCGTTCAGTCGTTCAGGCATATCGACGTTTGGTTGAAACCATAAACGCGGTTGGAAAAACAATCAACGTATGTTCTGGTGTTGCTTATTCCCTGCGTGATGCGATTGATTTTTGCAGAGATATTACTGGACATGCCATTGAGGTTCGGATCAATCCGGCCTTTATGCGTACCAACGAGGTGCGTATTCTCCGTGGAAATCATTCTCTGTTGCGGCAATTGATTGGCCCTTGGAGTTCTCCTCCATTGAGAGAAACATTGGAATGGATGCTCAAAACTGCTGTTTGATGGACGAGTCGACTGAGAAGTTTATCTTCCTTGGTCGATCAAGCTTGGATTTTGAAGTGTTCTTATGGAGTACCCATGTCTGGAAATAACAACAGAGTGCTAGTCACCGGGGGTGCTGGCTTTCTGGGATCCCATCTATGCGAGAAATTGGTTGCTTCCGGTCACGATGTATTATGTGTTGACAATTTTTATACGGGTAGCAAGGACAGTGTCATCAACCTGATTGGTCACCCTAAGTTTGAATTGATACGCCATGATGTCACCTTCCCACTCTATGTTGAAGTCGACCGCATTTACAATCTTGCTTGTCCGGCATCGCCAGTGCATTACCAGCATGATCCAGTGCAGACGACAAAAACCAGTGTGCATGGTGCAATCAACATGTTAGGGCTGGCCAAGCGGGTCAAGGCACGTATTCTTCAAGCCAGCACCAGTGAAGTGTACGGCGATCCAGAAATTCATCCACAACTCGAAACCTATTGGGGGCGTGTGAACCCGGTGGGCATCCGTAGTTGCTATGACGAAGGGAAGCGTTGTGCGGAGACACTGTTTTTCGATTATTGGCGCCAGCACAAGTTAGAGATCAAGGTCACGCGTATTTTTAATACCTATGGTCCGCGCATGCATCCCAATGATGGTCGGGTGGTGAGTAACTTCATTGTGCAGGCACTGCGTGGTGAGCCAATCACCATCTACGGGGATGGTACCCAAACGCGCAGCTTCTGCTACGTCGATGATCTGATTGATGGCATGTTGCGAATGATGGAAAGTCCCAAAGATTTTAATGGACCGGTAAACATTGGTAACCCCACTGAGTTTACGATGCTGCAGCTGGCTGAAATGGTCCTTAAATTGGTGGGTAGTATTTCAAAAATCGTATTTCAACCGCTGCCCTTGGATGATCCGAAACAGCGTCAGCCGGATATCACTTTGGCTAAATCTCAACTTGGCTGGGAACCCAAGGTCTCGCTTGAAGATGGCCTCAGGGAAACCATTGCTTATTTCCGTAAGCGTGTTTAGCAATGTCTGCTTCAGTGCCTCCGCTTGTTATTGTGATACCGGTTTTTGAAGATATCGAAGCTTCAAGCCAGTTATTCCAGGAACTTGCAAAAAATCAGAGGACTGATACCTATATCGTTGCTGTTGACGATGGCTCCATACGCCAACCGCTTCATCCGGAAGCGATCACTGCCGCTGGATTGCAGGGAGTTGTGATTAAGTTGCGCCGCAATGTTGGTCACCAGCGAGCAATTGCGATTGGCTTGAGCTATGTGGTTGAGCATTTCGGTGACACGCATTACGTAGTCGTCATGGATTCTGATGGTGAGGATACTCCTGGAAGTATTTCTGAATTGCTGGGAAATCTGGATTCAGCACAGATTGATGTAGTAGTTGCCACTCGTAAGAGTCGTGTGGAAACTCTCAAGTTCCGCGTCTTTTATGTGATCTACAAGTACTTGTTTTCGTTGCTTAGCGGGCGAAAAATCGGTTTTGGTAATTTCATGGCAGCCAAAATGTCGGCGGTGCGCAGGCTTGTTGCAATGCAGGAGTTGTGGATTCACGTAGCAGCCTGCGTGCTCAATTCTAAGCTGCGCGTTTCGAGCTATGCTCTTGATCGGGGTATACGTTATGCGGGACGTAGCAAGATGAATTTTGTTAGTTTGGCGCTTCATGGCTTCCGTGCATTGATGGTTTTCGCTGAAGATGTTTTGGTACGGGTTGGTATTGCCTGCACTGTGATCGCCAGCTCTTCGATCTTTGGTGGCGTATTGGCATTTCTGTTGAAAATGTTTGGTTATGCGACACCAGGTTGGTTTTCTCTGGTTAACGGCATCCTGCTGCTTGTTTTCCTTCAAACTGCGGCGTTGACTTTACTTCTTCTGATGATGTCTGGAATCATCCGTAGTAGTGGTGTATCGCCTCCAGAGACTTACAAGGGTTTTATTGAAGAGATCCTGTATGCCTGCCCGAAGTAATAGAAACAGAATTAATAGCGCGCTACGTGGTCAACTTCTTCGATATCTGCTTAATGGGCTAGTCGCAACTGCTGTCCATTACACTATTTTGCGATTTACTTTGGAAGTACTTGGCCTGCATTCAGCGGGATTGGCAAATGGTATTGCAGCTATATTCGGAATCATCGTTTCTTTTATTGGCAACCGTTATTTTGTTTTCCGTATAGTGCAAGTGCCGTTGGCTAAGCAGGCATTGCTGTTTATATTGACGTATTTTTGCATCGCCTTAATACATACGTGCATCTTGTATTTTTGGACTGACGTTTACAATTTGAACTATACCCTTGGTTTTTTGATGGCTACTGCTATGCAAGTCGTTTTTAGTTTCTTTTCTAATAAATTCATGGTTTTCAAATGAATATGTTTTTCAAATCAGCTTTGGTTACGTTTGTTTTTATTGTATTCATGCTGGCTTTTTATTATATACATATTATTTATTTTAAAGTGAATGTTGTCTTCTATGCGAGCCTGCTGGATGGTGTGCTGGCTGCTGTATTAGTGGGTTTATTATTTTGGATATTCCGTTTTTTCAACAATTTTTCTTCACTGGAAATAGTACAGTTGCTAGTGATATGGCTTCTTGGAGCATATTTGTTCGCAATTTCGATTCCAACTGTTGTTGATCGTTCGCTTTCTTTCTATATCCTCGAAAAGTTACAGCAACGAGGTGGTGGTATTCGTGAAGATGCTTTCCAACAGATATTTCAAGATGAGTATATGCGGGAACATCATTTGGTAGAAGTTCGATTGACCGAGCAGCTTCAGTCAGGAACAATTTATATCCATAATGGCTGCGTTAAGCTGACTGAGCGTGGTGAGCGCTTAGCTTCATTCAGTCGTTTCTACCGTAAAAATCTTTTACCCAAGCATCGTTTATTGATGGGAAATTATACGGATACATTGACAGATCCTTTCCGTGAAAGTCGGATGAAATTAGATTATCGTTGTCAATAAACATAAGGTATAAGAAATATCATATGATTAAAGTGACTGCTATTTACCAGCAAGATCCTCCACCATTCCGTCAATGGCATCTGCTGATGCCTATTATGTTGCTTGCTTTAGGTTTACTTTTAATACTGGCAACACATGTTAATTACTTCCGCGGCGTGCCTGGTGATCTAGGGGATGCTCGTTTCAATGGCATTATTCTTGAGTATTTTTATAGATGGGTGAGTGGCGGTAATGAATCACTATTGAGTCCTGGATTTTTTTATCCGATGCCTGGTGCTCTTGCTTTTAGCGATAATCATTGGGGAACTGCCTGGATCTATTCGATCTATCGCATCTTAGGCTTTGATCGGTATGTTGCTTATGATCTTTGGTATTTGACAGGCTATCTGCTGAATTTCGCATCAATGCACTTTGTGCTTCGGAAATTGGGCTACTCTGTTGCTGCTGCTGCTTGGGGAGCGTTTTTCTTTACTTTCGGGATGCCAACCGTTGCCCATCATGTAGGTCATGCTCAATTAAGCTACTGTTTTCCAGCGCCTTTGGCGCTGCTGTGTTGGCAGCGCTTTCGCCAGTTGGGTGCTCCACTGTGGTTGGGTTGGGGGGCGCTAGCAGTGGCATTGCAATTTTATGTCTCTATTTATCTCGGGTATTTCTTGTCATTGTTGTTACTCGCTTGGATAGCTGCGCAATGCTGGATTGAAAGGACATCTCCTTTAACCTGGTTTGCTGGTTTCGGTGCTTGGGTGAATTCAAACAGGAGAGATGCTTTATTTCTTTTCCTATTACTAGGTTTAGTCGTTACCAGTCTGTTAGTTTTAATGTATCCCTATGTTTTATATTCAAAATTATATGGTTTCTCGCGTGATTCGCATGACATCTCTTCGATGTTACCGCGTATCAGCAGCTATTTTATTTCTGATATCTCGACGATATGGCATACCTTCAGTGACCACGTAGGCAAGGATTTGCCTATGCGCCATGAGCATCAGATGTTTGTGGGTCTAGGTGCGCTTTTGTTGGTTGTACTCGCGTTAACCCTCAATAGATCGCCAATAGTGAATGTTTCTATTATATCTTTGGCGTTATTGATGTTATTTACCTTAAATATTAAAGATCAATCATTCTATCTATTATTTGCTGATTTCCCTGGAGTTAATTCGATTCGAGCTGTATCTCGTATCATTCTAATATTAATGATTCCACTTGCGATTCTGATTGCCTCTGGAATAGATGCGGCACGCTTAAAAAGCGGAAGATGGATCATATTAGCAGCTTCACTGTGCGTAGCGCTCATGATTGAAACTATTCTAATGAAAGGCCAGTTTTATGATATTGCTGAAGCGAAAATGCGTGCCGCAACGCTCGATCAAAAGTTGCCTGCACATCTGAATGCTTCCACAGTGATTTTTGTTCCTGTCAATACATCTGAGCCATCCTTTATGACCGAGTTGGATGGTATGTTGCTTGCTCAAGAGCGTGGATTGAAGACCTTGAACGGATATTCTGGAAATTTTCCTAATGGTTATTCAACGAATGATCCTACGCAACCGGCGTGCTTGCAGGCTGTTTCGCGTATGGAATCAGCACGGCGTTTTTATGCTGGGCACCTTGGGGAAAATTTGGATATGGGTATTTTTAAGTATTTTGTTGCATTGGATACTCCTAATTGTTCAGAGGGAGATTGGCGTGAAATTCCAAACGAGCAAATAAAGCGTATCAAGCTTGGGATTATCAATGTAAAAAAACTGTGTGATGGACGCTATGAAGTCAAGGTCAAGGTAGATAATCAAAGTGA encodes:
- a CDS encoding GDP-mannose 4,6-dehydratase, which produces MNFSGKRVLLTGSSGFTGRYMLDELLSHGYEVIALGKSLPETQDDSVRWLQADLCDLDALTRSVADVRPDVVIHLAALAFVAHGSANDFYHVNVIGTRNLLTALTHGDATPECVLLASSANVYGNASEGELEESTKPAPTNDYAVSKLSMEYAASLWRERLPLVVTRPFNYTGIGQADTFLIPKIVAHFCLRSQHIELGNLDVQRDFSDVRSVVQAYRRLVETINAVGKTINVCSGVAYSLRDAIDFCRDITGHAIEVRINPAFMRTNEVRILRGNHSLLRQLIGPWSSPPLRETLEWMLKTAV
- a CDS encoding GtrA family protein, whose amino-acid sequence is MPARSNRNRINSALRGQLLRYLLNGLVATAVHYTILRFTLEVLGLHSAGLANGIAAIFGIIVSFIGNRYFVFRIVQVPLAKQALLFILTYFCIALIHTCILYFWTDVYNLNYTLGFLMATAMQVVFSFFSNKFMVFK
- a CDS encoding UDP-glucuronic acid decarboxylase family protein gives rise to the protein MSGNNNRVLVTGGAGFLGSHLCEKLVASGHDVLCVDNFYTGSKDSVINLIGHPKFELIRHDVTFPLYVEVDRIYNLACPASPVHYQHDPVQTTKTSVHGAINMLGLAKRVKARILQASTSEVYGDPEIHPQLETYWGRVNPVGIRSCYDEGKRCAETLFFDYWRQHKLEIKVTRIFNTYGPRMHPNDGRVVSNFIVQALRGEPITIYGDGTQTRSFCYVDDLIDGMLRMMESPKDFNGPVNIGNPTEFTMLQLAEMVLKLVGSISKIVFQPLPLDDPKQRQPDITLAKSQLGWEPKVSLEDGLRETIAYFRKRV
- the gmd gene encoding GDP-mannose 4,6-dehydratase, producing MCNKSAVITGITGQDGAYLAQLLLEMGYVVYGTYRRSSSLNFWRINELGIAQHPNLHLVEYDLTDLSSSVRLLELAAPKEVYNLAAQSFVGVSFDQPLTTTDITGVGAVNLLEAIRIVNPKIRFYQASTSEMFGKVQQTPQIEETPFYPRSPYGIAKLYAHWMTVNYRESYGIFAASGILFNHESPLRARDFVTRKITHAIAMIKLGKLDVLELGNLDAKRDWGFAKEYVEGMWRMLQADEPDTFVLATNRTETVRDFVSLAASAVDIQLEWKGQAERECGVDVASGKTLVTINPKFYRPAEVDLLIGNPAKARTKLGWEPKTTLEELCHMMMEADVRRSERDFPF
- a CDS encoding glycosyltransferase, with amino-acid sequence MSASVPPLVIVIPVFEDIEASSQLFQELAKNQRTDTYIVAVDDGSIRQPLHPEAITAAGLQGVVIKLRRNVGHQRAIAIGLSYVVEHFGDTHYVVVMDSDGEDTPGSISELLGNLDSAQIDVVVATRKSRVETLKFRVFYVIYKYLFSLLSGRKIGFGNFMAAKMSAVRRLVAMQELWIHVAACVLNSKLRVSSYALDRGIRYAGRSKMNFVSLALHGFRALMVFAEDVLVRVGIACTVIASSSIFGGVLAFLLKMFGYATPGWFSLVNGILLLVFLQTAALTLLLLMMSGIIRSSGVSPPETYKGFIEEILYACPK